One genomic segment of Arthrobacter sp. zg-Y1110 includes these proteins:
- a CDS encoding mannose-1-phosphate guanylyltransferase — protein sequence MSNEKPQADTASAVLDRFYGVIPAGGVGTRLWPLSRAAAPKFLHDLTGSGSTLIRATYERLSPLSGDRVMVVTGAVHRQAVRQQLPEISNKNLVLELEPKDSAAAIGLAAAILYKRDPQIIMGSFAADQVIAPVEVFQAAVREAVHTAAQGYIVTIGIEPTHPSTGFGYIRAGEQLRVAGAPSARSVVEFVEKPSADVAQTYLDSGSYSWNAGMFVAPVDLMLKHLEANEPVLYSGLMEIADAWDTTRRREVVRRVWPTLPKIAIDYAVAEPAAAAGDVAMIPGAFSWDDVGDFAAIGRLNPAAENSNLTVMGEGARVYSENASGIVVSDTKRVIALIGIEDIVIVDTPDALLVTTKEHAQEVKKAVEHLKASGDTDVL from the coding sequence CGAAAAGCCACAAGCAGATACTGCGTCCGCCGTTCTTGACCGTTTTTACGGAGTCATCCCGGCGGGCGGCGTCGGGACGCGCCTTTGGCCACTTTCCCGTGCGGCCGCACCCAAGTTCCTGCATGACCTGACAGGTTCGGGTTCCACCCTTATCCGGGCCACGTACGAGCGCCTGAGCCCGCTCAGCGGAGACCGCGTCATGGTGGTGACCGGGGCCGTGCACCGGCAGGCCGTGCGGCAGCAGCTGCCCGAGATCTCCAACAAGAACCTGGTCCTGGAACTCGAGCCGAAGGATTCGGCCGCAGCGATCGGCCTTGCAGCGGCGATCCTCTACAAGCGGGATCCGCAGATCATCATGGGATCCTTCGCCGCAGACCAGGTCATTGCCCCCGTGGAGGTCTTCCAAGCCGCCGTCCGGGAAGCCGTGCACACCGCGGCGCAGGGATATATCGTCACCATCGGCATCGAACCCACGCACCCATCCACCGGATTCGGTTATATCCGCGCCGGCGAGCAGCTCCGCGTTGCCGGCGCACCGAGCGCGCGCTCCGTGGTCGAGTTCGTGGAAAAACCGTCAGCGGACGTTGCGCAGACATACCTGGACAGCGGCAGCTACAGCTGGAACGCCGGAATGTTCGTGGCCCCGGTGGACCTGATGCTCAAGCACCTGGAAGCCAACGAGCCCGTGCTCTACTCCGGCCTGATGGAAATCGCCGACGCCTGGGACACCACCCGGCGCCGCGAAGTGGTCCGTCGGGTCTGGCCCACACTTCCCAAGATTGCCATTGACTATGCCGTCGCTGAACCGGCTGCCGCAGCAGGCGACGTCGCAATGATCCCAGGCGCCTTCAGCTGGGACGATGTAGGCGACTTCGCCGCGATCGGCCGGCTGAACCCCGCAGCGGAAAACAGCAACCTGACGGTGATGGGGGAGGGCGCCCGCGTCTACTCTGAAAACGCTTCCGGGATAGTCGTCTCCGATACCAAGCGTGTCATTGCGCTGATCGGGATCGAGGACATTGTCATCGTGGACACACCCGACGCCCTGCTGGTGACCACCAAGGAGCACGCGCAGGAAGTCAAGAAAGCCGTGGAACACCTGAAGGCCAGCGGCGACACCGACGTCCTGTAG
- a CDS encoding amidohydrolase codes for MSNSPIPSIQGSVAPLLGGLIEFRRDLHSHPELSHKEFRTTDRIVEALEHAGLTPKRLDNTGVVVDIGEGPVRLAVRADIDALPVLEETGLPYASENTGIAHACGHDIHTTVMLGVAKVLAGFDAAGQLGGRVRVIFQPAEEVMPGGALSVIEQGALDGVPRVLALHCDPRVDVGQVGTRIGAITSASDTIRIELTGRGGHTSRPHLTEDLVFALAEIAVSVPAVLSRRIDVRSGVSVVWGQMHAGSAPNAIPGHGFMAGTMRCLDAEAWHAAGELLDKVVREIAAPFGVDVHLEHIRGVPPVINADAEISLIEAAARAELGEDAVVLAPQSMGGEDFAWMTQAVPGALMRLGTRSPGGETFDLHRGDYNPDERAIGCGVSVMAAAALRAARGLRH; via the coding sequence TTGAGCAATTCGCCAATCCCCTCAATACAGGGGAGCGTGGCGCCGCTCCTGGGCGGGTTGATCGAGTTCCGGCGGGACCTGCACTCGCATCCCGAGCTCTCGCATAAGGAATTCCGTACTACCGACCGCATTGTCGAAGCCCTGGAGCATGCAGGCCTGACGCCCAAGCGGCTCGACAACACGGGCGTTGTGGTGGACATCGGTGAGGGCCCCGTGCGCCTGGCGGTCCGGGCGGATATCGATGCCCTTCCCGTGCTGGAGGAGACCGGACTGCCGTACGCCTCGGAAAACACCGGCATAGCCCATGCCTGCGGCCATGACATCCACACCACGGTGATGCTCGGCGTAGCCAAGGTGCTCGCAGGGTTCGACGCCGCCGGCCAGCTGGGCGGACGGGTGCGCGTCATCTTCCAGCCGGCCGAAGAAGTCATGCCCGGAGGTGCCCTCTCGGTGATCGAGCAGGGAGCCCTGGACGGAGTCCCGCGCGTCCTGGCCCTGCACTGCGACCCCCGGGTGGATGTGGGGCAGGTGGGCACCCGCATCGGCGCGATTACCTCGGCGTCGGACACCATCCGGATCGAACTCACCGGCCGCGGCGGGCATACCTCCCGCCCGCACCTGACCGAGGACCTGGTCTTCGCGCTGGCCGAGATTGCCGTCAGTGTTCCGGCCGTACTCTCCCGCCGCATCGATGTGCGCAGCGGTGTTTCCGTGGTGTGGGGACAGATGCACGCGGGTTCCGCACCCAATGCCATTCCCGGACACGGATTCATGGCCGGCACCATGCGCTGCCTCGACGCCGAGGCCTGGCACGCCGCCGGCGAGCTGCTGGACAAGGTGGTGCGGGAAATCGCGGCGCCGTTCGGCGTCGACGTGCATCTGGAGCACATCCGGGGCGTTCCCCCGGTTATTAACGCCGACGCCGAGATCAGCCTGATTGAGGCGGCGGCCCGCGCCGAACTGGGCGAAGACGCCGTCGTGCTGGCCCCGCAGTCGATGGGCGGGGAGGACTTCGCCTGGATGACGCAGGCGGTTCCGGGCGCCCTGATGCGGCTTGGCACACGTTCACCGGGCGGGGAAACGTTCGATCTGCACCGCGGAGACTACAACCCGGATGAACGGGCTATCGGCTGCGGCGTAAGCGTGATGGCGGCTGCCGCCCTCCGCGCCGCCCGGGGCCTGCGGCACTGA